The proteins below come from a single Magallana gigas chromosome 10, xbMagGiga1.1, whole genome shotgun sequence genomic window:
- the LOC105321641 gene encoding rho GTPase-activating protein 23 isoform X2 — protein sequence MNCNNIVMEKESDGDQTLVSSVISRWPAPKTILIPKTEQGYGFTLRHFIFYPSSATAQQQNLEREQDDGNQGPSYKRKRLSFLDPMDTIFVKNVRTYSPAYDAGLKTGDRVITVNDQSVSQKSYAQVIGLIQQSEGTLKLEVLPKDETDGQEDPCQVAHRSPEQLHQAELCHNDEVDSPASNRKSPFRRFISSDELRERPRSLLAREEIAPKSEDRILLKSMDPQSKLKTSTSYTSGLSVFREPWNSAGNRQKESPSREFLERRQDFEVRAKENNGMPANKAYSYGLFYDKTKSVNDLSTAVPRRQEHVLHPTDSQENISKSNKSETRVIPLENRRSREMIQDKTGYGISSSSRHSFPDSISGRHSASLSTGLQNTSNSKSEYHTSTRQYIPVVSAQPSAAHKMSASVDSLDSSSSYHTPDRNVRTRVYEQPNQGGGRTFIVKIGDRHYEGGVSQGNAQSDVSGNAVKQAPRYGTAFALTRSPMSSNGDQGRVVSQKKFMFENGKSDKAQSKSPVVQERYKTEIDKITSHGKFSSVATRVQSFEKDEPQPSSNIRIHRRSSQDRCVSMPPDSLGQSSHTSQQPYQEQAPIRIYVSQGSGNNPGSPIVEIVPMYPNSSNKTVTTSQEMSPQPIIHIKQSDDVDGAALSCHQEEDTGHPSKPVRKPSFLAAVNGSQQRYSGSRSSSERLSSPEPSSLHHSSPPWDSLNILPPGSFSSESDLSSISHCTGLAFTSTPVREPAKAVLRKKNKILPVTTADDLALPSSPIKDVKSTVVLRRKSETSPEDEAIKLQRRTSYLMATAKDRDSHKLSLDKTHSPSQSQTEIHLQITTPHQKPSMRKLKYFFGEKTPRIIEATERRQDPASPMQEVTKKGALLCKTDLTDGKKASDRSWKPVWVELRGHALYISKEKRDPANLGDRDANELPSSQPIKMSVTNRNLSKSIMIRFQTHTFNFDDQPISIKSCLVDIAHDYTKKKNVFRLKTFNGSEYLFQADENNTMLDWIRSIQSNNNPDADDKGQMETDLILRSRNQIEPPAAGPSLTSVGSTSSLRTSPQVPPKAPKQSSKNKLIRIPHSPSMRKKGKDKTWSLSKFKSFRKGSSATSSAGESESNDMFGVPLECCIPSPNNDFVPMIVDLCTKIVEARGLEVTGVYRVPGNTASVNMMMEELNKGIDNMNVDHEKWCDVNVISSLLKTFFRNLPDPLITSALYQDFIDANRTEDLEMRMLKLKRLIHKLPEHHFETFKHLAEHLNTVASCGHINKMDARNLAIVFGPTLIKKKDDDMTSIVRDMSDQCRIIESVILHNDWFFGSWDQDSYVPLEEGREDDEAPSNPSVSKMSCDDDDNTINPRDIVSSIVQAANQKMRKKSAPTLGEDLNASMTDGGFRERNIDLEIKHRKIKSQAELKARSSPNLPAMAASVPNTRQPTSDGLPERRLAMSHEGIDSSEWDKKDREKEGSSLYPKSRHFSDDSLDPREEYSSQTFSHSTIEALRKIEEEARNLREKEERRQQRDKERWKIERQWQEQSRRESDREKSKSNENLFEFGTIWHSTSDIFNKLAKGESKEVLENRLSTDRNSTASVSDRSESSRKNSTGSSNGGKYFVIQSLGSRSNSRDRLVQSSGDSPVFPSKRASSMERLLESPRKDYLSPPPRNIPGDRGQTKSGGRENREKRRSKKGLSRSDSARRNSLDSLIDIGRRNSHHSSDSEDGSDLLSDLTSTFDQKLQILVNPKYKLSGNVIRSSNEVLDKESAISCLPPQKPLAQAQCNKFGLCSSNDMLEKQYRDPSLHRSPKDAKVGIAYRFERSPLSNAQQMTVSPQNSVDGQTDPNLVSYFPPEDTRTSSTTLLPMSAHVQEIRAISSNMYGSKEFRPSAKSERSEISFPINRQQEKQYWVRYERSASTPKNLESDTYVIRTSSSQKQVFSPPPERRKEKRQKRRHTVGGTDDLEHFKALMTVVHPRSSSGSGSQKVSAWDQLQPAVKDMPQGSARSLLSWLQNERLRGSTPDLSGDQELRPKFF from the exons AACCTAGAAAGAGAGCAAGATGATGGAAATCAAG GTCCCTCCTACAAGCGAAAACGACTCAGTTTCCTGGATCCAATGGACACCATCTTCGTTAAAAATGTCCGAACTTATAGTCCCGCCTACGACGCAGGCCTAAAGACAGGGGACCGAGTCATCACCGTCAACGACCAATCCGTGTCGCAGAAATCGTACGCTCAGGTGATCGGGCTCATCCAGCAGAGCGAGGGGACGCTCAAACTAGAGGTGCTACCAAAAGACGAGACCGACGGTCAGGAGGATCCTTGTCAAGTT GCTCACAGAAGTCCCGAACAACTTCACCAGGCGGAACTCTGTCACAACGACGAAGTAGACAGTCCCGCCTCTAACAGGAAGTCACCTTTCCGTCGATTCATCTCCAGTGACGAACTACGAGAGAGGCCCAGATCTCTTCTGGCCAGAGAAGAAATAGCTCCAAAGTCCGAGGACAGAATTTTACTGAAAAGCATGGATCCTCAGAGTAAATTAAAAACATCTACGTCGTATACTTCAGGATTGAGTGTTTTTCGCGAGCCATGGAATTCAGCTGGAAATCGTCAGAAGGAGTCTCCATCTCGTGAATTCCTGGAAAGGAGACAAGATTTTGAGGTGAGAGCTAAGGAAAATAACGGAATGCCGGCCAATAAGGCTTATTCTTATGGATTATTTTACGACAAAACGAAAAGTGTGAATGACCTTTCAACGGCGGTTCCGCGGCGCCAGGAGCATGTGCTTCATCCTACGGACTCGCaggaaaatatatcaaaatcaaacaaaagtgAAACAAGGGTGATTCCCCTTGAGAATAGACGATCAAGGGAGATGATTCAGGACAAAACAGGGTATGGTATCTCTTCATCTTCACGGCATAGTTTTCCCGATTCAATCTCAGGTCGTCATTCTGCCTCCCTTTCAACAGGACTTCAAAACACTTCTAATTCGAAGTCGGAATATCATACTTCAACTCGGCAATATATCCCAGTGGTCTCTGCTCAACCGTCTGCCGCACATAAGATGTCCGCTAGCGTGGACAGCTTGGACTCTAGTTCTAGTTACCATACTCCTGACAGAAACGTTCGAACGCGAGTTTACGAACAACCGAACCAAGGGGGTGGACGGACTTTTATCGTGAAGATCGGAGATCGCCATTATGAAGGAGGGGTAAGCCAAGGAAACGCTCAGAGTGATGTGTCCGGAAATGCTGTTAAACAGGCACCTCGGTACGGCACAGCTTTCGCGCTGACACGATCTCCAATGTCAAGCAACGGGGATCAGGGGAGAGTGGTGTCACAGAAGAAATTTATGTTTGAGAATGGCAAAAGTGACAAAGCTCAGAGTAAATCGCCGGTCGTTCAGGAGCGTTACAAAACAGAAATCGATAAAATCACGTCTCACGGAAAGTTCAGCAGTGTGGCAACAAGAGTGCAAAGTTTCGAAAAAGACGAACCGCAACCAAGTTCAAACATTCGAATTCATCGACGTTCATCTCAGGATCGCTGTGTTTCCATGCCACCTGATTCATTAGGCCAATCAAGTCATACATCTCAACAGCCTTATCAGGAACAAGCACCAATCAGAATCTATGTCTCACAGGGCTCTGGGAATAACCCTGGCTCGCCAATCGTTGAAATAGTTCCTATGTACCCAAACAGCAGCAATAAGACTGTCACCACCTCTCAGGAGATGTCTCCACAGCCCATCATCCACATCAAGCAGTCGGATGATGTGGACGGAGCAGCCCTGAGTTGTCATCAGGAGGAAGACACTGGTCATCCATCAAAGCCGGTCCGAAAACCATCATTTCTGGCTGCTGTCAATGGCTCTCAGCAAAGAT ACTCTGGGAGCCGTTCCAGTTCAGAACGCCTGTCCAGTCCGGAACCTTCCTCCCTCCACCATTCCAGCCCACCCTGGGATTCACTAAACATCCTCCCTCCCGGCTCTTTCTCCTCAGAGTCAG ATCTATCATCCATTTCTCATTGCACTGGTTTAGCATTTACTAGTACCCCTGTCAGGGAACCAGCTAAAGCAGTTTTGCGAAAAAAGAacaaaa TACTACCTGTTACGACAGCTGATGACTTGGCCCTTCCAAGTTCACCAATCAAAGACGTCAAATCCACGGTGGTACTACGACGGAAATCAGAAA CTTCTCCTGAAGATGAGGCAATCAAGTTACAGAGGAGAACCTCCTACCTCATGGCAACCGCCAAAGACCGGGACTCTCACAAGCTATCATTGGACAAGACTCATTCACCTAGCCAATCACAGACTGAGATACATTTACA AATCACGACCCCCCATCAGAAACCCTCCATGAGGAAACTGAAATACTTCTTTGGGGAAAAA ACTCCAAGGATTATTGAGGCGACAGAGAGAAGACAGGACCCAGCCAGTCCAATGCAAGAGGTGACCAAGAAAGGCGCACTGTTGTGTAAGACAGATCTTACGGATGGAAAG AAAGCCAGTGACAGGTCCTGGAAACCGGTGTGGGTGGAGCTAAGAGGTCACGCCCTCTACATCTCCAAGGAGAAGAGAGATCCAGCTAAC CTTGGTGACCGTGATGCCAATGAACTTCCCTCTTCCCAGCCAATCAAAATGAGCGTTACAAACAGGAATTTATCCAAATCTATCATGATTCGATTCCAGACTCACACGTTTAACTTCGACGATCAGCCCATCTCCATCAAGTCTTGTTTGGTCGACATTGCACACGATTACACCAAGAAAAAGAACGTGTTCCGACTCAAGACCTTCAATGGCTCCGAATACTTGTTCCAGGCGGACGAAAACAACACCATGCTGGACTGGATCCGGTCCATACAGTCCAACAATAATCCAGATGCTGAT GACAAAGGACAGATGGAAACAGACTTGATTCTACGGAGCAGGAACCAGATCGAGCCCCCTGCTGCGGGCCCCTCTCTTACCTCCGTGGGTTCCACTTCTTCCTTGAGGACTTCCCCTCAGGTGCCCCCTAAGGCCCCCAAACAGAGTAGCAAGAACAAGCTCATCCGCATACCTCACTCCCCCAGTATGAGGAAGAAGGGCAAAG ataagaCCTGGAGTCTATCAAAGTTTAAGAGTTTTCGTAAAGGCAGCAGTGCCACGTCCAGCGCAGGCGAATCAGAGAGCAACGACATGTTTGGTGTTCCCTTGGAGTGTTGTATTCCGTCACCCAACAACGAC TTTGTTCCAATGATCGTTGACCTTTGCACTAAGATCGTTGAGGCGCGGGGGTTAGAGGTCACAGGCGTATACCGTGTCCCTGGAAACACGGCCTCTGTCAACATGATGATGGAAGAGCTCAACAAG GGTATAGACAACATGAATGTGGACCATGAGAAGTGGTGTGATGTCAATGTGATCAGTAGTCTCCTCAAGACCTTCTTCAGGAACCTCCCAGACCCACTCATCACCTCAG CACTCTATCAGGACTTCATTGATGCAAATCGCACAGAGGATCTCGAGATGAGAATGTTGAAGCTGAAGCGACTCATTCACAAACTTCCTGAGCATCACTTTGAGACATTCAAGCACCTCGCTGAGCATCTCAATACTGTGGCCAGTTGTGGACACATCAACAAG ATGGATGCGCGGAACCTAGCCATTGTGTTCGGGCCGACATTGATCAAGAAGAAGGATGATGACATGACCTCCATTGTCAGGGACATGTCGGACCAATGTCGGATCATTGAGAGCGTTATCCTTCAT AATGATTGGTTCTTTGGATCCTGGGACCAGGACAGCTATGTCCCCCTAGAGGAGGGAAGGGAGGACGATGAGGCCCCCAGTAATCCCTCTGTGTCCAAGATGAGTTGTGATGATGATG aTAACACCATCAATCCCCGAGATATTGTGTCCTCCATTGTCCAAGCAGCCAATCAGAAAATGAGAAAGAAATCGGCACCAACACTGGGGGAGGACCTAAATGCCAGCATGACAGACGGAGGTTTCCGAGAAAGAAATATTGACTTGGAAATAAAACATCGAAAAATCAAATCACAGGCCGAATTAAAGGCGCGTAGCAGTCCAAACTTGCCAGCAATGGCTGCAAGTGTGCCTAACACGAGACAACCCACTTCTGATGGGCTACCAGAGCGACGGCTAGCAATGTCTCACGAAGGGATCGATTCTTCTGAGTGGGACAAAAAGGATCGAGAGAAAGAAGGGTCGAGTCTGTATCCCAAGTCTAGACACTTCTCTGACGATTCTCTCGATCCACGTGAAGAGTACAGTAGTCAGACTTTTAGTCACTCAACCATTGAGGCTCTGAGAAAAATTGAGGAAGAGGCAAGGAATTTGAGAGAGAAAGAAGAAAGGAGGCAACAAAGAGACAAAGAGAGGTGGAAGATAGAAAGACAGTGGCAGGAACAGAGTCGCCGGGAGAGTGACAGAGAAAAAAGCAAAAGTAACGagaatttgtttgaatttggAACAATTTGGCATTCCACCTCCgacatttttaataaacttgCGAAAGGAGAATCCAAGGAAGTGCTAGAAAACAGATTATCCACTGATAGAAACTCTACAGCAAGTGTGTCCGATAGGTCGGAAAGTTCTCGGAAAAACAGCACGGGAAGTAGCAATGGGGGGAAATATTTCGTCATACAGAGTTTGGGCTCAAGAAGTAACAGTCGTGACCGATTAGTACAGAGCAGTGGGGATTCTCCAGTCTTTCCTAGTAAGAGGGCAAGTTCAATGGAAAGGCTCCTAGAGTCGCCCAGAAAAGATTACttatccccaccccccagaaaCATTCCTGGAGACAGAGGTCAAACTAAAAGTGGAGGGAGAGAAAACCGTGAAAAACGCCGCTCAAAGAAAGGACTCAGTAGAAGTGATTCTGCAAGGAGGAATTCTCTAGATTCGTTGATCGATATCGGTCGTCGTAACTCCCACCATTCCTCAGACTCCGAAGATGGTTCTGACCTCCTTTCTGATCTCACCTCCACGTTTGATCAGAAACTACAAATTCTTGTGAATCCAAAGTATAAACTGAGCGGAAATGTCATCAGAAGTTCAAATGAAGTTCTAGACAAAGAAAGTGCTATTTCATGCCTTCCCCCACAAAAACCTTTAGCACAAGCGCAGTGCAATAAGTTTGGCTTGTGCAGTAGTAATGACATGTTGGAAAAGCAATACAGAGATCCTAGTCTACATAGATCACCAAAAGATGCCAAAGTAGGGATAGCTTATCGCTTTGAAAGAAGCCCCTTGAGCAATGCACAGCAGATGACCGTCTCTCCACAAAACAGTGTAGATGGACAAACTGACCCCAATCTAGTGAGCTATTTTCCACCAGAGGATACAAGAACCTCTTCCACCACTTTACTCCCCATGTCAGCACATGTGCAAGAGATTCGAGCAATTAGTAGCAATATGTATGGATCTAAGGAATTCCGCCCAAGTGCTAAATCAGAACGCTCTGAAATAAGCTTCCCGATCAATAGGCAACAGGAGAAACAGTATTGGGTCCGCTACGAAAGATCCGCAAGCACTCCAAAAAACTTAGAGTCGGATACCTATGTTATAAGAACATCAAGCTCTCAGAAACAAGTGTTTTCCCCACCTCCTGAGAGACGGAAAGAAAAACGCCAAAAACGACGTCACACCGTGGGCGGAACGGACGACTTGGAACACTTTAAGGCCCTGATGACCGTGGTTCACCCGCGGAGCAGTAGCGGCAGTGGGTCTCAGAAGGTGTCCGCCTGGGATCAACTCCAGCCCGCGGTCAAAGACATGCCGCAGGGATCTGCCCGGTCCCTGTTGTCCTGGCTACAGAACGAGAGGCTTCGGGGAAGCACACCTGATCTCTCAGGGGATCAAGAATTGAGGCCaaagtttttttaa